One genomic segment of Cydia splendana chromosome 5, ilCydSple1.2, whole genome shotgun sequence includes these proteins:
- the LOC134790789 gene encoding sodium/hydrogen exchanger 9B2-like isoform X4, with protein MSHSSLSNCHYDSYLPSDSSLETEALTNRHWNGRVSSQAEGPSRRKSNLHNAMAGDLDTSWDRPTHIEGRYKKYSTTSSIYSKKALSQQSEHIERSWWYACCAKCHQEDSGIPSWEPPHWQKICPYPLCPSYRQFAQTLSVFIIGILVWAGVWIIMGDTVAPGGQLFTLTVLTIAAYFGGWLMVKITTLPALIGMLIVGIIMKNVGFVHFDEDYQKVCSYIRKIALTIILTRAGLDLDPVAMKKFFFTVIKLALIPWTFECVLCAVLGHFLLGLPWDWAFLLGSIVAAVSPAVIVPCLFRLRNKGYGVSKGIPTLVLAVSGVDDAASVAVFGIVSSIMFSSASMTMNIIQGPLSIIVGIVFGGACGYLVKVVPEKNDAFVVPLRVLMLLAGGIVSVIGSEEIGWGGAGPLAVIAFAFFAGKNWSEQGWEMEDNPVATAFEIFWMLFEPMLFSVTGAQVVIADLELDLVCVGGGILAGCMILRAMLTSACAVRSNLNMKEKIFVGLSWMAKATVQAALGPVAMDSVKKMAELAGTPIDPQLERYADIVLNICILSIVITAPLGAIVITITGPRLLTKTTKPPVLEGWRRSHRPSIRDISIIDEEEVAERDAEADAPVSPEPPAPAPAPASPAPTPAPAAASTPAPAPITVQPNNRT; from the exons ATCGACCAACGCACATCGAAGGAAGATACAAGAAATATTCAACGACATCCTCTATTTATTCCAAAAAAGCATTATCCCAGCAAAGTGAACACATAGAAAG GTCGTGGTGGTACGCTTGTTGTGCAAAGTGTCATCAAGAAGACTCCGGCATTCCCTCGTGGGAACCTCCTCATTGGCAGAAGATATGTCCATATCCGCTATGTCCATCGTACCGGCAGTTCGCGCAGACCTTATCAGTATTCATCATTG GCATACTGGTGTGGGCGGGTGTATGGATCATCATGGGCGACACCGTGGCGCCCGGCGGGCAGCTGTTCACGCTGACTGTGCTCACCATCGCGGCCTACTTCGGCGGCTGGCTGATGGTCAAGATAACCACGCTCCCGGCGCTCATAGGAATGCTTATCGTAGGAATTATTATGAAAAATGTTGGTTTTGTCCACTTTGATGAAGATTACCAAAAAGTCTGCTCGTATATAAG GAAAATAGctttaacaataattttaacacGAGCCGGCCTGGATCTGGACCCCGTTGCCATGAAAAAGTTCTTCTTTACTGTAATCAAACTAGCTTTGATACCGTGGACCTTCGAATGTGTTCTGTGCGCAGTGTTGGGGCACTTCTTGCTGGGGCTACCTTGGGATTGGG CATTCCTTTTAGGATCGATAGTAGCCGCCGTGTCACCCGCCGTGATTGTGCCTTGCCTATTCCGACTCAGAAACAAAGGCTACGGAGTATCTAAGGGCATCCCGACCTTGGTCCTCGCCGTGTCCGGAGTCGATGACGCTGCCAGTGTAGCCGTGTTCGGAATTGTCTCCTCCATCATGTTCTCTAGTGCCTCCATGACTATGAATATTATCCAA GGTCCCTTGAGTATAATTGTTGGAATAGTGTTCGGTGGAGCTTGCGGCTACTTGGTGAAGGTAGTGCCGGAAAAGAACGACGCCTTTGTCGTGCCTCTTCGAGTGCTGATGTTGTTGGCGGGTGGGATAGTCTCGGTGATTGGTTCGGAAGAAATCGGATGGGGTGGCGCAG GACCCCTAGCGGTGATCGCTTTTGCCTTCTTCGCCGGTAAAAACTGGTCGGAACAGGGGTGGGAGATGGAAGACAACCCCGTGGCGACCGCCTTTGAAATATTCTGGATGCTCTTCGAGCCCATGCTATTCTCCGTTACTGGCGCTCAAGTTGTG ATCGCAGACCTGGAACTCGACTTGGTGTGCGTCGGTGGAGGTATTTTAGCTGGATGCATGATTCTTCGCGCCATGCTTACTAGCGCATGCGCTGTGAGAAGTAACCTCAACATGAAAGAAAAAATATTCGTGGGTCTTTCTTGGATGGCCAAAGCCACCGTACAG GCTGCGCTCGGACCAGTTGCTATGGATTCTGTAAAAAAGATGGCGGAACTCGCGGGTACACCCATCGATCCCCAGTTGGAGAGATACGCGGACATTGTCCTGAATATCTGCATTCTGTCAATCGTGATCACCGCTCCTCTCGGCGCGATCGTCATCACAATCACTGGCCCTCGACTACTCACCAAGACCACGAAACCGCCTGTATTAGAAG GCTGGCGTCGATCGCACCGTCCGTCGATCCGTGACATTTCCATCATCGACGAAGAAGAAGTGGCGGAGCGCGACGCGGAGGCCGACGCGCCGGTATCTCCGGAGCCgccggcgcccgcgcccgcgcccgcctcGCCCGCCCCCACCCCAGCCCCCGCGGCCGCCAGCACGCCCGCGCCCGCACCCATCACCGTCCAGCCCAACAATCGCACATGA